CGCGATCAGTTCGGCGGTACGGTCGTCACCAATGACGACGATCTGATACCCGAACGGTGGGACGAACCTGGCCGCGGTCACCTGCTTGCACGTCGGCAGGAACTGCCGGATCTGAGGAATCGTGTGGGTCGCGAGCCCGAGCACACCAGCACGGAGCCGCTGCGCCTGTACCTCGAGGCTGAGCTCTCGGGGGGTCGAGGGGTTCGGCGGCGGCGCGGCCAGATCGGTGGCCAGGTCGTGGAACTCGTCGTTGGGCGGCAGATAGATCACCGAACGCACCAGCGTGCCGGTCGCGGCCAGGTCGCCCCAATGCTGTCGCGCCGCACTCCAGGCGGGGTCATAGGCGTGCATGGCGCCAACAAGGACCGGCACACCGCTGGTGACCGACACATCGGCGATCCGTTGGGCTTCTTCGACCGTGGTCGCAAGTGGCTTCTCACAGAGGATGGCCCGCTTCCCGGCCGCTGCCACAGCGGCGACCTGGTCGGCGTGGAAGCGGTCCGGGCTGCAGATCGCCACCACGTCGACCTCGGGATCCTCCAGCAGGGTATCGAGCTGCGTGGTCGACTGAGCGTCGGCGCGGGCGGCCACGACTGCGGCGACCTGCTCATCGACGTCCATCACGTGG
This genomic window from Actinomycetes bacterium contains:
- a CDS encoding Gfo/Idh/MocA family oxidoreductase, with the protein product MSAKLGVGFIGAGPVTQAIHLPTLATLADRFRVAHVMDVDEQVAAVVAARADAQSTTQLDTLLEDPEVDVVAICSPDRFHADQVAAVAAAGKRAILCEKPLATTVEEAQRIADVSVTSGVPVLVGAMHAYDPAWSAARQHWGDLAATGTLVRSVIYLPPNDEFHDLATDLAAPPPNPSTPRELSLEVQAQRLRAGVLGLATHTIPQIRQFLPTCKQVTAARFVPPFGYQIVVIGDDRTAELIALMPGRWRPDWSFHVWGADSELHIDFPPSYVLAGSATVTLRTGS